The genomic stretch CAGCTGTTGCATGATGATCAGGAGCATGGCTTCGCGTGCCGGCATAAAGTGTGTTGCAATCTGTCAGAAACGGTATGCTGTTGATCTCTTTTAAGGTTTCCACTATCTTTCGAATATATACGGGACGGATAAAGGCTGTATTGCCCAATTCTCCGAAATGGAGCTTGACTGCGACAAGGTCTCTTTCTTTGATAATTTTTGAAATACCGGCTGTTTTAAGAAGCCTTGCGATCTTTTGGGGCAGATTTTCCTTATAAGTAGCCCTGAGGTCGATAAAATAGACTTTGCTTTTCATAATATCCCTCGTATAATGTTTTAAAAAAGTGTTAAGTGTCAGGTGTTAAGAGGACGAATTAGATTTTTTAAGATGTCATCAAAATTACTTATTGGCTCATCTTAAGTCAAGCTGTTTAAACAGAGTATTTTACAGGGCTGCAAATGAACTTAAATTCAAAATTAGATGTCTTGGACAGGATTTATAAGGTTTATGATGATTTTGCCCGCGACCTGGATGTGGTATGCAAAAGATGCTGCGCCAGCTGTTGCACACGGAATGTCACATTAACGACCCTTGAGGGGTACAAAATTGTTGAGTATTTAATATTGGACGGGAAAGCGGATTTGTTTAATGGTATTCGGAAGGATTTGCATAAAAAGCGATTTCAGCCGGCCATAACCACAAACAGGCTTGCTGAATTATCCGTTGCAGGAGAGGATATCCCTGATGAAGATAGCCGTTATTTTCAGGAAGAGTGCCCGATTTTAACAGACAGACAATGCCCGGTTTATAAGGTCAGGCCGTTTGGATGCAGATGCTTTGTTTCAAAACACAACTGCCGGGAAAAAGGTTATGCCGAGGTTGATGAATTTATTCTTACTGTAAATAATATATTTTTACAGTATATTGAACATGTTGATTCGCAGGGTTGTTCCGGGAACTTTACCGATGTGCTGCTTTTTTTAGAATCAGGCGAAGTCCGCCGGAACTACAGAGAAGGTTTAGTCGATTGCGCGGAAAACACACTGGTCTCAAACCGGTCCATGCCTGCCTTTATGATACCCCCTGAACACCGGCTTAAAATCCAACCGATCCTGCAGGCGATTCTAAGCTTATAAACCAAGCAACCTTGCCGTGTTTTTCCCGCAAATAGAGTCGATTTCGCTTTTTGTAAGTCCGGCTTGATCAAACTCCTTGAAATATTTTGCAGGTGTTAAAAGCGGAAAGTCGCTTCCAAAGATAATCCTGTCTTGTCCCAGGATATTAATTGCAATTCTGTATATCTTTGCATCATAAAGAAAAGGGGATGCTGCTGTGTCAAAATATATGTTGTTAAAGCTCTTTTTTACTTCTTTTTTAAGAAGATTAAAAAAGAATATGCCTCCGCCCCAGTGGGCTAAAACAATCTTGTTTTCCGGAAACTTTGTTATCAGTCTGTAAATCTGCCTGAAAGTGTTTGGAGTTTTGCCGGGATATTGATGGCCTACAGGCTCATTTGTATGAATCAAAACAGGAAGGTTTTTATCAAGGCAGATTCCCATTACAGGTTCCAGCCTGTTTATGGATTCTTCATCAATGCCGGATTCATAAAGGGCAAGCTCTCCTACGCCCGAAAGCCCGCTTTCACAGCACCGCATAATTTCGGCGACAGCTTCCCTGCTGAATATATCAATACAGCAGAAACCTGTAAGACGGCCGGGGTATCTTTTAGTTGATTTAATTATATAATCATTATGCTTTTTAAATGTGTCTGAATTTTTCCAGGGAAACCCGAAGATTACAGACCTGTCCACCCCATGGCTGTCCATGGAATCAATTAGTTCACCGGCTCCTACCAGTTTTGATCCATGCCTGCCATACAAAAGCTCGAAACCAGGTTCGGACGGAAAATATTTTTCCCTGTTTTCACGTATCTCTTTTGGGAAAATGTGTGTATGAAAATCTATAATCATCTTGTTTTATACTGATTTTGTTGCTTAACCCTTAACACCTAACACCCATTTTTATTGAGGCGGAATGTAATGTAAATTATATGCAAAATCGATAATTAGAGCAATAAAGCAGGATACAACCGGCGTTAAAACCCAGGCCAGGAGAATATTTCGCAGGGTTTTCTTTTTGACCGTTTGAGCGCCCTTTACAATACCGATGCCGATTACAGCTCCGACCACAGCCTGGGAGGTTGAGACAGGAACACCGATTAGGGTATAGACATGCACGGTAATGGCCTGGGCCAAGGCTACTACAAAAGCCGAGAACGGATCAAGCTTCACAAGTTTTTTGCCGACCGTCTCCATAACCGACCTGCTGTTTGTTAGAATACCAAGGGCAATGCTGGTCCCACCGATAATGGTGGCAAGGGATACTGTTATAAGTCCGGCACCAACAAAAACCGCTGTTACATTGGCGGCACTATTTGCTCCAAGGGCATAGGCCCCATATGACCCGGCAGCAATCAGGCCGATGCGAAGCAGGCTGTCCGACCTGAAGACACTCAGGTTAAGTTTATTATATATTGCCGCCATCACATAGTAGAGAGGGATGGATATAATCATTGCGCCTGTGGGAGTTCCGACCCAGCATGCCACTACCTTCCCGAGGCCCCCTAAATTAATCTGGTTATTCAGGATTCCGATTCCCATGATCGCTCCGACAACCGCTTGTGATGCTGAGACAGGCAGCCCCAGAACCGTCATTATGGTTACGGTCAAAGCCGCCGCCACAGAGGAAATCACGGCCTGATCAAGCCTGATACTGGTCAGCCCCTTGAGAGTTTCTATACCCGGCTGTCCTCCGACAATCGCCCCTGTCACGACAAAAACCGACGCAACAACAACTGCTGTCCAGAACTTTATCATTCTGGAGGAAACCGCGGCGCCGAACACATTAGACGCGTCGTTGCTTCCAAGGGACCATCCTAAAAAAACTCCGCCTAAAAGAGAAAACATTATACCCGCCTCTTCATATTGATAATATTAATCCGCTTGGACACCCGGTCTGCCTGATCTGAAATTTCCCCCATAATTACGATTAGTTCCTTTAGCTGGAGTTTAAGGAACGGATCCAGATCTGAATCAAAAATTTTACTGATAATACGCCGTTCAATATGGTCGCAGTGGCTTTCGTTTGTGTCAATAGTGCCGAGGATGGCGCGTATTCCATGCTTTTGCTTCAAATGAAGAGCTAACTGCCTGGATAAAAGATCACAGCATTCAAGACTGATGCGTATGAGGTCCTTGACATCTAAGGCAATGAACTCGGGTATGCTTAGTTTTTCAGTTTGCATAACAAACAGAACACGTTCAAAAAGATGCGGGATCAGATCTATTGACTCAATAAGCCGCATTATATCTCCGCGCGAATCAGGAATCAGCGCCTTGCTGTACATCATATTGTTTATCTCGTCACGGATATCGTCTGCTTTGGACTCGTACTTGTGGGTCTGAGTGATAAGAAACTCAAACTCATCACACTTTTGGTCTTCAAGGCAGCTATTTATTGCATTTAAAAAGCTTTCCTGGGTAAGTTTCAATGTGTCCATGTATTCAAAAATTAATACTTCAACACGGTTCTCTTTTTTGAAAAGAAAATTAAACATAGCTTCAACCTTTATTTATGAATTCATTTTTATTTGACAAACTCGTAAAAAGTCAAAAACCACTTTTTACAAAACGTGTTATTTAATCATGCTTTAGATTATGCTCCCTTAAAAGGGCGCAATCCTTGTGCCATTTTTCAGCGATCTCTATAATTTCTTTTCTTAATCCCGCATGTGCTTTTATGCATGACTCGGGTATGTCGCCGCGTATCTGTCTGCTGGAATTTTCTACAAGCTGGATTAATTCGGTGGCTATTATGGAATTGATTTTTATAAGGTCCTGCAAAAGTCCGGTTAATTTTTCCTGACCTTCATTCATATACTTCTCCTCAAAATTTAAATAGAGTTGACTCTACTAAAAAATATTATGTAATACAAGAAGTTATTTATAGCATACAGGAGGATATTATGTATTTTGATAAAGCAGGAAAGGTTAATACAAACAAGACTCTGGAGCTGGCATATGAAAGGGGAAAAGAATTAGGTTTAGACGAGGTTGTGCTGGCTTCCTCCGAAGGGGATACAGCCTATAAGGCGCTGGAAATATTTCAGGGTTTCCGGATTGTTGTGGTGACATACCACTGCGGCTTTAAAGCGCCTTTTAAAAAGGTGATGCCTGATAAAGTTTGCGAAGATTTAAAAAAACATGGAGCGACAATTGTTTCGGCAACCCATGCCCTGTCAGGCGTTGAACGATCCATCGCGAAAAAATACGGGGGAAGCTATCCCGTGCTCCTTATTGCCGATACTTTAAGGCTTTTTGGCCAGGGCACAAAGGTCGCTGTGGAGGTGTCGATTATGGCGGCTGACGCCGGAACTCTTACAGGAAACGATATTGTTTCCATTGGAGGGACATCAGGTGGAGCAGATGCAGCTCTTATAATCAAACCCGCAAACCAGTCTAATCTTTTCGATATGTGCATCAGGGAGATTATCTGCAAGCCAAGATCGTTTTGAACCGCAAAAGCGAGCGCGTTCCCCGTAGCTTGCCGAAGCGGAAGCAGGGAAAAAATACAATGAAACAGAAATCCATTAAAAAAACGTCGATAGATTTCGACCTCCGGCAGTTGGAGATTTTTTGCAAAGTGGTTGAATTAAAAAGTTTTTCAAAAGCAGCCGAAGCTGTTTTTCTGGCCCAGGCCTCTGTCAGCGAGAGAATCGCCTCCCTGGAAAGCATGGTCGGGGTAAAACTGCTTGATAGATTGGGCCGGCAGGTTGTTCCGACCATGGCAGGCAAACTTCTTTATAGGCACGCAAATGAGCTGCTGGACATGAAAACAAGAGCCTGTCTTGATATGGAAAACTTTCTTGGCATTAAAAAAGGGGATGTGCATATAGGGGCGAGCACAATACCCGGCGAATACATCCTTCCAAAATCTATCGGACTTTTTAATAAAAAATACCCATCAATATCGGTTGTAATGACCATTGCAGATACAGATGAAATCGAGCGTCGCATTCTTAATGGAGATTTTGAGCTCGGTGTGGTCGGATCAAAGAGTTCGAACAGGGAACTTATATTCAAGGAGTTGTGGAACGACGAACTGGTTTTAGCTGTACCCCGGGATCACTGCTGGGCCCAAAAGAAACAGATAGATATTAAAGAGCTTTCTGACGAGCCGTTTATATTAAGAGAGGTCGGTTCAGGAACCCTGAGGATAATAGAAGAGTATCTTGGCTCCTCTGCATCAAAGATTATTGATTCACTCCATGTTGTTGCCCGGCTTGGATCTTCTACAGCGGTCAAAGAAGGCATTAAGGCGGGTCTCGGTGTGTCTATTATATCTTCAAGAGCTATTGAGACCGAGCTTGAAACAGGATCGCTTAAGGCCGTACATATAAAAGGGATTTCCATATTGCGAAAATTTTATCTGATCATGGATAAAAGGAGAACCGTTTCTCCAATATGCCGTGCCATGCTTGATTTTTTAATGGATGCTTGCAGAGAGACCTGATAAGAAAGGGCGCTCCATTGAATAAAATAATGGAGTGCCCTTTATATGTTTGAAATGATGGTTTAGACTACCTTAACGTTTACTGCTGCGGGACCTTTTTGCCCCTGTTCTATGTCAAATGTAACCTTGTCGCCGTCATTAAGAGTTTTAAAGCCTTCGCTATCGATTCCTGAATGATGAACAAATACATCCGGACCATCTTCCTGCTCGATGAAGCCATAACCTTTTTTATCGCTAAACCATTTTACAATTCCATTAGTCATCGTGACATCCTCCTTTCAAAAATTTTTCATGGTTCCAAACTTCAGGTCGCCACTTTTGAAAAATGGATATTTCCTTCGGAACGAAACCTGCATGCCTATAAATGTGAATATTTATTGACGCATCAGATAATAATCTATTTTTATCTAAAGTCAAGTTGTTAATGAAAAATATTAATGCAAAAAATGAAATTCTAGGCTTTAAGAAAAAACAAGGCTTCGAAGGAGGCTGATCGGTTTTTTTCATGAAAAAGCCGTCCTGTTATCGGAAAATCCAGTTTGACAAATCGGCGCATCCTCTATACTGTGCCAATCAACATTCCAGCAAGGGGTTCATCCATGTATCAATTTTTCGGCTTTACCTGAGTTATTATAAGCAATTCTGCCCGGGTTCGGTAGGCACTGTCGTTAGCTGAAAAATCGAGTCTATTTTTTCACTTATAGCCTTTCTTTTTTTTCCAAATCGATCAGATTTCATAACGTGCCTTTTAGCCCGAATATTTCATTAAAGAATCAATGCGGGAATATGTAAAACTCATAAAAAGAAAGGACTGAAGTAAAATGAAAAAAAACATTTTTGCAACTCGCTGGGGAATTATAAGCGTAGGGGCATTTATCGGTGTACTTGCCGCGCTTTTACAAAAGCTGGGAAATCCCGGCAACATGGGTGTTTGCGTTGCATGTTTTGGAAGGGATATAGCAGGAGCAATCGGATTCCATCAAGCAGGTGTGGTCCAGTACATGCGGCCGGAGATTATCGGTTTTGTTTTAGGCTCATTGCTTGCCGCCTATATTTTTAAGGAATTTCGGGCAAGGGCGGGTTCTGCGCCCATTGCAAGATTTGTACTTGGTGTTTTTGCCATGATAGGGGCTCTTGTTTTTCTGGGATGTCCCTGGCGGGCAATGCTGCGCTTAGCCGCTGGAGACGGGAATGCAATCTTTGGATTGCTCGGACTCATAGGCGGTATCTGGACAGGCACCCTTTTTCTAAAAGGCGGATATAATCTTGGGCGCGTTCAGAAAACCTATACCTCGGTGGGCTGGTTGCTCCCCTTGACCATGCTCGGTTTTCTAATACTGATGCTCATGTTTCCACAAATTAAGGGGGAGGCTAAAAGCGGGATTCTGTTTTATAGTGTAAAAGGCCCTGGCGCCATGCATGCTTTTTTGCCTGTCTCTCTGGCAACAGGACTTGCAATAGGATTTTTAGCGCAGAGGAGCCGTTTCTGTACTATGGGCGCCTTTAGGGATTTGATTCTGTTTCGACAGGCCCATCTTTTATCCGGTGTTATAGCGCTTGTAGCGTCGGCATTTATTGCAAATTTGCTTCTCCAGCAGTTTCATCCCGGATTTGTGAAACAACCGGTTGCCCATACCATGCAAATCTGGAACTTTGGCGGAATGGTACTTGCCGGTCTTGCTTTTGCCTTGGCCGGTGGATGTCCCGGGCGGCAGCTTTTTCTGGCAGGTGAAGGTGACGGTGATGCTGCTGTCTTTGTAATGGGTATGATAGTCGGAGCTGGATTCGCCCATAATTTCGGCCTGGCAAGCTCGCCGAACGGGGTGGGGCCTCACGGCATTGCCGCTGTTATTATCGGGCTTATTGTCTGTTTGTTTATAGGATTTACAATGAGAAAAAGGGTAAGTTAAGGGGGGTAAAATTATGAGTATAATTGTTGATGCCAAAGGGCTCTCCTGTCCTCAACCGGTCTTGATGACTTTAAATAAAATCAAAGAGATTAAAAAAGGGGAAATCATAATAAAGGTAGATACAGATACTTCCAAAGAGAATGTCAGCCGGGTCGCCCAAAGCCAGGGGTGGGAGATTGCTGATATTCAGGAGAAAGAGGGAGGGTATCAGCTTACTATTAAGAGGGATTAGGGGATTAAGGGATTAGGTTATCGATTAAAAAGATAGAGCGAAGCTATTCCAATAATCAATAATCAACGATCAACAATCATCAATTCAAAGTGGGGGAATGAGAATTGTCATTTTTTGAATTTTTAAAAAAGAAAAAAGAAAAAAAAACACTAAAGTCTGATCAGGACAGGGGTATATTGGT from Anaerolineae bacterium encodes the following:
- a CDS encoding DUF47 family protein, with product MFNFLFKKENRVEVLIFEYMDTLKLTQESFLNAINSCLEDQKCDEFEFLITQTHKYESKADDIRDEINNMMYSKALIPDSRGDIMRLIESIDLIPHLFERVLFVMQTEKLSIPEFIALDVKDLIRISLECCDLLSRQLALHLKQKHGIRAILGTIDTNESHCDHIERRIISKIFDSDLDPFLKLQLKELIVIMGEISDQADRVSKRINIINMKRRV
- a CDS encoding sulfurtransferase TusA family protein, which encodes MSIIVDAKGLSCPQPVLMTLNKIKEIKKGEIIIKVDTDTSKENVSRVAQSQGWEIADIQEKEGGYQLTIKRD
- a CDS encoding pyruvate kinase alpha/beta domain-containing protein, which gives rise to MYFDKAGKVNTNKTLELAYERGKELGLDEVVLASSEGDTAYKALEIFQGFRIVVVTYHCGFKAPFKKVMPDKVCEDLKKHGATIVSATHALSGVERSIAKKYGGSYPVLLIADTLRLFGQGTKVAVEVSIMAADAGTLTGNDIVSIGGTSGGADAALIIKPANQSNLFDMCIREIICKPRSF
- a CDS encoding selenium metabolism-associated LysR family transcriptional regulator, producing MKQKSIKKTSIDFDLRQLEIFCKVVELKSFSKAAEAVFLAQASVSERIASLESMVGVKLLDRLGRQVVPTMAGKLLYRHANELLDMKTRACLDMENFLGIKKGDVHIGASTIPGEYILPKSIGLFNKKYPSISVVMTIADTDEIERRILNGDFELGVVGSKSSNRELIFKELWNDELVLAVPRDHCWAQKKQIDIKELSDEPFILREVGSGTLRIIEEYLGSSASKIIDSLHVVARLGSSTAVKEGIKAGLGVSIISSRAIETELETGSLKAVHIKGISILRKFYLIMDKRRTVSPICRAMLDFLMDACRET
- a CDS encoding cold-shock protein; protein product: MTNGIVKWFSDKKGYGFIEQEDGPDVFVHHSGIDSEGFKTLNDGDKVTFDIEQGQKGPAAVNVKVV
- the yedE gene encoding YedE family putative selenium transporter; this translates as MKKNIFATRWGIISVGAFIGVLAALLQKLGNPGNMGVCVACFGRDIAGAIGFHQAGVVQYMRPEIIGFVLGSLLAAYIFKEFRARAGSAPIARFVLGVFAMIGALVFLGCPWRAMLRLAAGDGNAIFGLLGLIGGIWTGTLFLKGGYNLGRVQKTYTSVGWLLPLTMLGFLILMLMFPQIKGEAKSGILFYSVKGPGAMHAFLPVSLATGLAIGFLAQRSRFCTMGAFRDLILFRQAHLLSGVIALVASAFIANLLLQQFHPGFVKQPVAHTMQIWNFGGMVLAGLAFALAGGCPGRQLFLAGEGDGDAAVFVMGMIVGAGFAHNFGLASSPNGVGPHGIAAVIIGLIVCLFIGFTMRKRVS
- a CDS encoding amidohydrolase family protein, producing the protein MIIDFHTHIFPKEIRENREKYFPSEPGFELLYGRHGSKLVGAGELIDSMDSHGVDRSVIFGFPWKNSDTFKKHNDYIIKSTKRYPGRLTGFCCIDIFSREAVAEIMRCCESGLSGVGELALYESGIDEESINRLEPVMGICLDKNLPVLIHTNEPVGHQYPGKTPNTFRQIYRLITKFPENKIVLAHWGGGIFFFNLLKKEVKKSFNNIYFDTAASPFLYDAKIYRIAINILGQDRIIFGSDFPLLTPAKYFKEFDQAGLTKSEIDSICGKNTARLLGL
- a CDS encoding inorganic phosphate transporter — encoded protein: MFSLLGGVFLGWSLGSNDASNVFGAAVSSRMIKFWTAVVVASVFVVTGAIVGGQPGIETLKGLTSIRLDQAVISSVAAALTVTIMTVLGLPVSASQAVVGAIMGIGILNNQINLGGLGKVVACWVGTPTGAMIISIPLYYVMAAIYNKLNLSVFRSDSLLRIGLIAAGSYGAYALGANSAANVTAVFVGAGLITVSLATIIGGTSIALGILTNSRSVMETVGKKLVKLDPFSAFVVALAQAITVHVYTLIGVPVSTSQAVVGAVIGIGIVKGAQTVKKKTLRNILLAWVLTPVVSCFIALIIDFAYNLHYIPPQ